In the genome of Bacillus thuringiensis, the window GGAAATTCAGAGATAAGTAAAGAAGGTATATAGGGAATGAAGTAAATCCTCATTGATAAACATGTCATTTTATTCGACTATAGAAAAAATACGGTAAAGGTGGGAACAAAGGAATTGAGGCTACGATTAAAGCTGGTAAGTATTCATTTTATTGTTTTGTTAATGTTAAGTGTAAGTTTTGTCGTATATGTACCACAAGAAGCATATGGATCCACGACAAACTTAGAAGGTCTAGGTGATATATCGCGTTATAATGCAGTTGTCTTTGGTAACCATAAAGCAATAGGTGGCGACATTGAAGGAGCAATTGCAGTTCAAGGTGATATGGATGCATCGGGGTATACAATTGTAGGTGCTGCAGCGGGAACATCTAATATAGTAGGTGAAAAATGGGTTGATGAGGGATATCCGTCCTTGTTATTGTCTGGAAAATTTAAGAAATCAAGAGAAGAATCTTTTATCATTCAAAACGGAATAGTCGTAATGACAAAAGAGAGTGATCCAGATCGCATCATACAATCTTCTTATGATCATATCGTTTATAAAGAAAAACTAGAAATTGACGCGAAATTTAATGAATTTCGCAATATAGTGAACCAAGTCAGTAAAAATGCTGGTCAATATAAAACGAATACCCCAATTCCAAATATGAGTTATGGAATCGGAAAAGATATAAACAATTCTAATATTTATGTTTCATCAGAATTGACAGGGAAAAACAATTTAGATATAAGAGATGTATTTTTACCGAGTGCTAAGGACAAAGATTTTATTGTTATGTATTCGGATGCAACAGAGGTTACATTTAAAAATGGGTCTATACTATATGACACGAACAATATTGGAAGGGCTACAGATATAGTTCCTACATCACAACCATATTCTCCTAATTCCCCGTTTACTGAGCTATATGGGAAAGTGATTTGGGTTTTTCCAAATGCGAAAAAAATTACAACAGAGGGATATGGTGTCGTTGGGAGTGTGTTTGCCCCCAATGCTGTATTAGAAACAAAAGGCGGTTCGATTAATGGACAAGCATTTGTCGGTGCGGTACAACAAACTGGTGGATTTGAATTTCACAATTTCAAATTTAACTGGCAACATTGGAACAAGCCTAGTACTGGAAAAGTAAAAATAAAAAAGGTTGATAGTAATAATGATAATAAAAAATTGGTGGGAGCAAAGTTTCATATAGAAGATTCAAATAAAAAAGTAGTTGGAGAACTAGTAACAAATGAAGAAGGAGAAGCGATATCAAAAGACTTACCAAAAGGAAACTATACCCTTGTAGAAATAGAAGCGCCAAAAGACTATGAATTATTAAAAGATAAAATAGCTGTAAAAGTAGAAAAAGATGCAGTAGTAGAAATTAAAATAGGAAATAAGAAATTGCCAGATCCAATGGGAAAAATGAAGTTAGTGAAAGTAGACATAAGTGATAAAAATAAAAAGCTAGCAGGGGCAAAGTTTCATATAGAAGATTCAAAAGGAAAAATAGTTGGAGAACTAGTAACAAATGAAGAAGGAGAAGTAATATCAAAAGACTTACCAATAGGAAACTATACCTTAGTGGAAGTAGAAGCACCTAAAGGTTACGAATTATTAAAAGAAAAAATAACTGTAAAAATAGAAAAAGATGCAGTAGTAGAAATTAAAATAGGAAATAAGAAATTGCCAGATCCAATGGGGAAAATAAAGCTTGTGAAAGTAGACATAAGTGATAAAAATAAAAAACTAGCAAGGGCAAAGTTTCATATAGAAGATTCAAAAGGAAAAATAGTTGGAGAACTAGTAACAAATGAAGAAGGAGAAGTCGTATCAAAAGACTTACCAATAGGAAACTATACCTTAGTGGAAGTAGAAGCACCTAAAGGTTACGAATTATTAAAAGAAAAAATAACTGTAAAAGTAGAAAAAGATGCAGTAGTAGAAATTAAAATAGGAAATAAGAAATTACCAGATCCGACTGGACAATTTGAAATTGAGAAAGTTGATGATAAGGATATCAATTTAAAACTACAAGGCGCTATATTTCAAGTCTTAGATAAAGAGGGTAAAGAAGTGGCTAGATTAACAACGGATGAAAAAGGAAAGGTGATTTCCAATCAATTAGTACTTGGAAAATATACGATAAAAGAAATAAAAGCGCCAAACGGATACATGTTACTTAGAGATCCAATAGAAATAGAAATTACAGAAGCAGTAAAGACACAAAAAATAACAGTGAAAAATGCGAAGAATAATTGGGTAATTCCTAATACTGGTGGGAGCGGAACAACAATTTTTTACGTAATTGGTATTATGCTAATGTTTGGTGTGCTATATTTCTGTAAGAAAAATCGTATATCATGAACTAATTTTATAAAGTTAGACAGATTGTTACATTAGAGAGCTTATAGGACATGAGTTCGGTATTGTACTGGACTCATGTTACAAAATTTTGAAGGAGGAAGGATAATAGTAAACATAGAATATATTAATGAATTAAAATATTTAAGAGGTGAAAATGGTGGCAATAAAACAAGAGGAAATTAAAGTAGTTGTCGGAGCTGGAGTGTTTAATAATAATCCAGGCTGGATTCAAACGCAAGAAGGTGAACTTAACTTACTAGATAAAGCTACGTGGGAAGGAAGATTTGAATACAATTCTATTTCAGCTATTTTAGCTGAGCATGTATGGGAACACCTTACTTTTGAAGAAGGTGTAAGAGCAGCTGAAATTTGTTATGAATTTTTAAAACCATCTGGTCATATTCGGTGCGGAGTCCCTGATGCATTCTTTCAGGATGAGGCATATCAAAATATAGTTCAAATAGGGGGCCCCGGTCCGAAAGATCATCCAGCAGCAAGTCATAAAATCGTTCATAATTATATAACATTAACGAAAATGTTTGAAACTGCTGGATTCGAGGTAGTTTTACTTGAATATTGTGATGAAAATGGTCGGTTTTATTACAACGAATGGGATGCAAACGACGGTGTTATTTTCCGTTCGAAAAGGTATGATTCTAGAAATAAAGGCGATAAACTTGGTTTTCCATCGCTAATTGTCGATGCGATTAAGCGTTAATCATTCCACAAAAACAGGAGTTAATCCTATGATTTCATAAGTCGCAAATGCGGCTTTTTTTATTTGTACGTAAATCTATATTTAATTTTCAATATTATATAACTCGATTTAGAAAATATTTAAGTTTTTCTCAGCACCATTCACTTTAAATTAACACTTCGTTGTTATAAATATTTATTTTATATTTATATTCGTGTAAAATGAAGTGAGAACATACATTCTATATAAGGAGGCAATCAAAATGATAGCTGAAATTGGGAAACTAACTGATGGATATATTGTAAAATTTGAACGCGAATTTCCATATACGGTAGAGGAAGTTTGGTCTGTATTAACAGAAAACAGTAAGCTGAAAAAATGGATGTCCAATTTACAGATTGAAAGCCTTAAAACTGGTGGAATAATAAAGTTCGACATGATGGACGGTTCATTCATAAACATTGATATTTTAGAATGTCAACTAAACTCAGTACTTGAATTTACTTGGGATAAAGACCGTGTCCGATTTGAAATACATAAAGAGGAGAATGGTACTTTGTTACTTCTTAAAGAGTACATTCATGAATTAACAGATCATACACCGAGAGATATAGCTGGTTGGCATATTTGTTTAAATCTTTTTTCTTACGTTTTAAAAGGAGAAGAGAAAGAATTTTCTAAAGATGAATGGCAACAATGGTTTGAAATATACAAGGATAAGATTCATGAAGTGAGAGGATAATTGCATAATAGGTAATATTCATTATGTAATTATTATATTTTAAAAATGCTTTTGTGAATAAATAAGAATAGAGGTTAATATGAAAGTAAATCAATTAATTGCTAATAACATAAATAAATTAGATGCAACTATACCGTTTAATAAATCGTTTGGAATTGCTGGGTTATCTGGATCGGGTAAAACAACTTTTTGCCAAACAATTGGTGAAGAGTCAAAAAAACGATTAGTTTCTTTATTACCAAAGGCTGAATATCAATATTTATTTCCTAACATTATGGAAACAAATTTTAGTGCCATTAAGATGGAAGAAATGCCTTTAGTACTTTTTCTAGGAAAATCATCGATTTCGTCTAATCCGCGTTCAACGATTGGTACTCATACTGGTGTTTTTACAGAGGTTCGGGAAAAACTTGCTGAAGTTTTTAATCTTTCTCCAGAGGTCTTTTCATTTAATAATCAATTTGGCTGGTGTACTGGTTGTAAAGGCCGTGGTACTACAAAAAATGTTGAGTGTAAAAAATGTAAGGGAAAACGTTATAGTGAAGAAATTGAACAATATGAAATTGATTTGTTGGACAAGCCACATTCAATCTCAAATATTAATGATTTAAGTATTGAATCTATTCTTTCACTAGCAAAAGAGTTAAATATTAGTGAAGAAAAACAGCATATACTGCAAAATATTATTAATATGAACATTGGTTATTTAACATTAAATCGAATTATGGGTACGTTATCAGGTGGAGAGTTAACACGACTTTATTTGGCCGAATTCATGGCAGTAAGTGAAAATGCTGTAATTATTATTGATGAGATTTCAGTTGGACTTGATCATGAAACATTATTACAAATTTTAGAAGAAATTAAACGACTAGGGCGTAAAAATCAAATTTGGCTTATTGATCATTCAGATACGGTACTAGATACAACTGATGAGCAATTGTTCTTTGGACCTGGTAGCGGAAAATATGGCGGGAAAATTGTGAAAGAATCACCAAGACCAAAGTCAATACTGTGGGATCGAAATAAAGAAATACCAACAGAATATTATACATTCTATGATTTATATTGCCGTAATATCCAAATGGAGGAGTTTCAAATTCCTAAAAACAGGCTTGTAACGGTTACAGGAGAATCAGGATGTGGGAAATCTACACTTGTCAACGAATGTCTAGCTACAGATTTTTTGAAACGATATCCAAAAGATAAATTAGTTATGGTAGGACAAGACCGAAATCAATCAATTACAAGTCGATCAACTGTAGCAACTTTCCTAGATATTAAAAAGAAACTGACAAAGTATAGTGAAGACATTGATGATATTTTTGAGCGCTCGATTGAGGATATTATTGATGAACTTCCAAATGAAGATATCGCTTATAAACGTTTGAGCCTACTAATTAAATTAGGACTTGGCTATTTAACATTAGAGAGAAAAACACAAACATTATCGACAGGTGAGTTTCAATGTGTTCATTTAGTTTCGGAATTATTTGCAAACACTAGAAATCCACATACATTATTCATTTTTGATGAGCCTTCAAAAGGTTTATCACAAAATATTTTAAATCATTTTATCGATAGTATTAGAGGTATTCTGCAAGATGAATCAGTTTCTATCATTATGATTGAGCATAATCGTTACATGTTAGAAAGCTCTGATTATATAGTTGATTTTGGAAAAAGGCAGAATGAATCTGTAGAGCATTTGGATGTTGTTAATCATGAGGATTACTATCGTCAAAAAAGTAATGTGAATAGCACAAAGAAAATAAATATCTCTTCAATGCTTAAGCAGAAAAAAGGAGTTCACTATTTAGAAGAAAATCATATTAACTATTTTAAAAACGCCGAAAATGTTTATAAGGGCGGTATTTTAAAAAGTTTATCATCAATGGCTAGGTTAATTTATGGTGAATATGAATCTGATACAATCGCACCTGTTATTGCTATTGATCTTGAAAGACATTTATATAGTCAATATAGTTTCTTATATGAGATTGGTGGATTAATTAATCATATTGTAGCTGCTCATCCAATTAATAAAGATACGAGAAGTTTTGATTTCTATTCACAGGACAATCATTGTCCATCTTGTTCTGGACGTCTTCAAATTGAAGTTTTTGATAAAGATATTGCCATTCAAGATAAAAGTGTTCCATTTTGGGATGGGCTATTCGATCCAGAAATCATGAAGGTATTAAAATTTTATCAGCATGAAAAAATAGAATTTTTATTCGAAGAAATAAAAAATGAGCTTGGTCACGATTTGTCAAAGAGCTATAATGATATGTCAGAAGAAGAAAAGCATACGTTTTGGTACGGATATTTTGAAAAATCATTTTATGATAAAAAAGGAAAGACACGCAGAACATGGGTAGGGTTTAATACAATTATTGGTGGATATATTGTTATTTCAAAAGCACCTATTAAAGAAGAAATTAAGAGTTCAAAAAAAATGATGAAATGTCCAATTTGTGAGGGGACGGTTTTAAATCATCATAAGCCACTTAAATTTGGTAACGTAGATATTCGTGAAATAATCAATCAGCCTATTAATAAAGTATTGAAAACAGTTGGTGATTTACCGGCACTTGTTAAATTGAAGTCTATTGTTGGTGGCGATATGGTATTGACGGAAGATGTTTCTTTATTGCCAAGAAAAGCACAAGTTGCATTGAAAATGTTTGAATTAGAACAAGCAAGCTTTTCAAACTATGAAATGGTGTTACAAAATGTCTTACCATTCTGGAGCGAAATAAAAGGAAATATCGAATCCATTAGTGTTAATAATCAGGTAACTGTTTGTGATTTCCCTAATGTTTATGAAACGAGAGAAACCATTATAGATAAGTATTTCACAAATGGTAAATATAAAAAACTTACGTATGTATACGAAGCGTTTGGATACAAAAAATTAGTTACCCAAATTAATAAAATTAAAAAAAGTAATCCATGTCCATTTTGTAAAGGTAAGAAAGTGATAACCGAAGATAATCTACATGATGGTGTCTTTAAACTAACAATTCCATGTGTAACTTGTAATGCAAGTGGTATTAATGACGAAGGGTTAAAAGAAGTTGTTGAGGGCGTGGATGTACAAACGTGGTTAACTGGAAAAGTAAGTGATGTTGTGAATGAAAGCTTATTAACAGAAGCTGTTGGAGAAATACCAATTTTTAATCGCATACGTGAGTTGGATAAACGAGATATGATGGCGGTTTATGAATGTCTTGAGAGTAATCAGTAAATTTTATTAGTTTATGTGTTATTAACATAAATTAATAAAACATATATTCTTTATAATGTATATATTAGCGCAGTATGACTAATACAAGGTAATGAAGGTAATGAAAGAAGATCCAATTTCTTAATATCAAAATTAAGAAATTGGATCTTTTAGTATTTTTATGTCTCCATACAATATTTTTCAATAAGAAAAGAAGTAATATGGAAGGAGAGATAAAAAACTAATAGTGATAAACGATTAATATATTATGTAATTATTATATTATAAAATCTAAAATTAAGGTTGAAAACGGTTCGTAAGTGATATATTTTGTTTATTAATCTATTTCGCATTGTCTGATTTTTTGAATTTAACAGAAATATATACTTGAATGAAGTATATATTTCTGTTAAATTTATCCTATGGATAGAACAAGTTTAATTAAAGGTCATTTAGAAATGTGTGTATTATCTATTTTGTCGAAAAAGAAAAGTTATGGTTATGAGATTATGAAAGAACTTGAAATAAACAATTTAAAATTGAAAGGAGTAGGAAGTATTTATCCTATTTTAACTAAGTTGAAAAATCAAGAGTGGGTTAATACTTATCAAGAGGTAACAGACAGTGGTAAAGTAAGGATTTATTATGAAATTAATGAAAATGGGAAAATACGTCTTGAGAAGAAAATTAATGAGTGGTTAGAATTGCAATTGGACATTCAAACATTATTAAAAAGCGGTTTGAAAGGAGACCTTCTGAAATGAGGAATAAATTGATAGGTAAAGAAAAGCAATTTTTAAGAGACGTACTTAAGGAATTAAAGCAATACGATATTAGTTTAGAAGAAAGGGAAAATATTAAGCGACAAATATTAGAACATATTCAAGAGTGTCGTGAACATGGTGAAGACAGTATAGATGATTTAGGTACCCCTCAATTATTTGTTAAAGATTTTATAGAAATAAATGAAATTGATTTACAAGTTAAAATGAAACAACTTCAAAATGAAAAAGGAAAATTCAACACATTTATCTTACGTGGCATATTCATCGCATTTATTACTTACCTCATCTCGCAAACTACATTTTCAATATTTTTAACTGAATCATTTAATTCAACTAATAGAAAAAATACATTTAATTATAATATTTTATATCGCATATCAGAGAATCAATGGTGGAACGTTTTATTAATAATGATTAGCTTTATGCTCTCTGTAGTAGTGTTTATTAGCTTAGTAAGTTATAAAAAAAGAAAGCTATCTAAAGTATAATGAAGAAAACTATCTATAAACTATTTCAAATCTATATTCTTTGTAATGTAATAGCATTATGTATCATTCATCCAAAATCATATGCTCAGCAAGATATTAAAGCTACTTTAGATAAGTATATTGAAAAATTTATAAAGGAACAGAATATTCCAGGGGCTGCTGTTGCAATTGTACATAATAAAGATGTATTCTTCACTAAAACGTGGGGGATTACTGGGGAATCTGAAAAAAAAATAACTAGTAAAACACCATTTGCAATCGGCTCAATAAGTAAATCTTTAACAGCTTTAGCTATAGTGAAATTAATAGAAGAAAAAAAGATAAAATTAGAGGATTCAGTTCAACAACATCTTCCTTGGTTTAAACTAAAAGATTCTCAAATATCCTCATCTATAACAATCCAACACCTTTTAACTCATACAAGCGGAATAAACACATATGAAGGCTTATTAATATCAGATAAGCAATCCAAAAGTTCTACAGCATTAAAAGAAAATGTAATGAGACTTTCAAATGTAAAATTAACTGCTCTACCAGGAGAAAAATATCAATATAGTAATGCGAATTATATTGTTTTAGGTGCACTTATTGAGGAAATTACAAATGATACATATTCCTCATATATGGAAAAACATGTTTTTCAGCTATTAAATATGAATGGTGCGTCAGCAAGTAAAGAAACTGCATATGAAAAAGGCTATTTAACAGGTTATCAGTCGTGGTTTGGCATACCAAGAAAAAGTGTAGTGTCCTATGATAATGCTGGGGCACCGTATGGTTATATTACCGCGAATTTGGAAGATATGATTCAATTTATTATGTTTTTGAATCGGCAAGAAGACACTCAATTTTTAAAGAAAGAAAACATTGACCTTTATCTATCACCACTTTATAACATAAATTCAGAAAAAAGCTATGGTTTTGGATTAAGAACAACAAGTATAAATGAAAGCGAAACGATGATTTGGCATTCAGGATCAACGCCCGATGCTCGTGCAGAAATATTTACTTTAAATAATAGTGGCTGGGGTGGTGTGATTTTAACAAATAAAAATCATGTATTAGAAGAACCAGCACTTTCAGTATTAAAAAAGGGGATTATTAATATTTTGAATGAAGAAGAACCGGTTGATCCCCATAAAAGTATACCGTTTACACAAATTGTTATGTGTACAGTTATACTCGCGCTTTTCATTTCTTCAATTATGTTAATTAAAAAATATAAACATAAGAAAACTGTAAAAAAACTAACTTGGTTATTCATAGGGAATCTATTCCTACTATTATCTATTATTTTCATCCCACTTCTTACTTATAGTACAAGCTCACCATGGCGTACGATAAAAATATTTGCGGCAGATGTTGGTTTACTTACAAGTATTATAGTAATTTTATTAGCTGTGAACGGATTATTATCAATCTTTATAGGCATAAGACGGTATAAGGATAAATAATTAAAGAAATATAATTCAAGTGTTATAAACAGTTGACTCTCACACAATGTCATTGTTTAAGATAAAGTTGAGCTTCAAAGTAGATGTAACTTATAGGAGGAAATCATGTTTAAAATAGGGGATTTTTCTAAACTATCTTCCATTAGCATACGTATGTTGAGACACTACGATAAAGTGGAATTATTACAACCAGTAAAAGTCGATGAGCAGAGTGGATATCGATTTTATTCAGCTGACCAATTAAAAAAGGTAAATCAAATTCAAACATTAAAAGCTATGGGGTTTAATATTGCTACCATCAAAGAAATAATAGAATGCGATAATATAGATAGCATAAAAGAGCAATTTTTAAATCGTAGTGCTCAAATTAAAGAAGACATGAATAACCTCCAAAAACAATTACGTCTCCTCGAAGACTCAATGAAAACGATGAGAGAGGATGTTGTTGAGATGAATTATCATGTTTCAATAAAAGAAATTCCAGAAAGAACTGTAGCTAGTGTTAGAAAGATTATTCCATCGTATAATTGCGAAGGTGATTTATGGAGTGTATTAATGCAAGAAATTCAAATGAAAAATATTAGTATTGCCCAACCGAGTTATAGTATTGCGGTTTTCCATGATCGTGAATACAAAGAAAATGATGTAGATATAGAAATACAGCTAAGTATTCTAGGTAAGCACGAAAATACAAAAGACGTTACATTTAAAAATATGGAATCGACTAATGTAGCTTCTATAACAGTTAATGGAAGTTATGAACAGATGACAGCTGTAAATGAGGCTGCGGCAAAATGGATTGAGACAGAGGGTTACAAATTAGCAGGCCCGATGTTTAATATTTATCATGTGAGCCCAGCGATGGAATCCGATCCTAATAAGTGGGTTACAGAAGTTTGTTATCCAGTTAAATGATGATAAAGAAAAAAGGCATTATTTATATGCCTTTTTTCTTTGTAAACTTATCCGTAAATCTCAAGACAAATTACTTCTAGATTCGATTCGTCCAACTACTAGCACAATTTTATTTGCAAATGTACAAAATGAGCGGATTGTAATGGATTCCTTTAATGAATCATCTAAAAACCAACCTGTTGGTACTAAAGAAATGTAATCATCTTTTTGGAAATTTCAGCAATGTTTAAATGAGCAACAAAAGCCACCGTAATAAGGGGCTTTTGTCTTAAATAATTTAATGATATGTGTATCCTCCATCAGGAAACAATACATTACCCGTAGTAAAACTATTTTGCATTAAATATAGGACAGTATGTGCAATTTCATTATTATGGCCAGGCCTTTTTACAAGAGAAAGAGATTTATAAGATTCATAAGCAGCTAGTCTATTTTCGTTTTGTTCATTCTCTCTTTGTATCGTTCCAGGAGAAACAACATTAACTCTTATAGGAGCTAATTCAACAGCTAAAGCTTTCCCTAAACTTTCAATAGCACCATTGCAAGCTCCATAAGCAGGTGCGCCTTTAAGTGGTCTTTGACTAAATGCACCGGACATTAACACGATAGATCCAGAGTTTGAAAGAAAAGGAATTGCATATTTTACGGCATAATATTGAGGCCAAAACTTTCCGATGAAGCTACTTTCAGCAATTTCCTCTGTAGAGGTAATTGGTCCAAGTGTGTAAGAGGCTCCCGGTGTGAATAAATGATCAAAGTTCCCAACTGTCTTGAAAAAATTTTGTAATTGCTCTTTATTTTGATTATCCAATATATAAGTTTGAAGATGATTGTTATTTATTACTTCTCGAGCAACTTTTAATTTTTCTTCCGAGCGTCCGGCAATAATAACATGTGCGCCTTGTTTAATTGCTTGTGTTGCTGTTGCTAATCCAATACCAGAACTCCCGCCAATGATAACAATACGACTATTTTCTAATGTAGTAATAGACATATTTTAGCCACTCCTTTAATAAAAAATTTAGAATATAACTGTGCTTATGCTTTTATTATTCGCTAAAAGGGAGCAAGTGAAAAGTACGCGCTTTATATGTACATAGTCGTAAATTTCGTACTAATCGCTATACATGCGGATAAGTAATTGGAAAAATCGCTAAATATGGTTTATCCCGCATTAACGGGCAGTAAAACTCTCACCTCAAAGTTAGGAAAATGCAAGGAAGTTAGGTAAGAGGTCAACTGCCCGTAAAAGCCCGATTGGTTCAACTAATAATCAGTGTGGGATGGACAAAACCCCCACTGATTAAAGTTTCACTTTATGATATCTGAGGAGAGGTGAGAAAAATGGATTTACAAGAACAGAAGTTAAAAGGAGTAATAGCAACATTACAAATAATCGGTGGGAAATGGAAGCCGCTCATTTTGTTTATTTTGCTAACAGATGGAACGAAGCGTTTTGGTGAATTAAAGCGATTAATACCAGATATATCTCAAGGGACGTTAGCAAAGCAATTACGTGAATTAGAGCAAGATCAACTAATAAAACGCGAAATTTATCAAGAAATACCACCTAAAGTAGAATATAGCTTAACTCAACATGGAAAAACAGTCAGTACTGTTTTGGATAGTATGTGTAGTTGGGGAAGAGGGCATTTAAAATATATAGATAAAGATAAACCATAAAAATGTTATGTAAACTTATTGTAGTGTGAAGGGAAATGTTGTTTTAATAATTTGTATTTTATAATATATAATTAAGGAGTGTCGTAGGTTATTATACATATTTAATTTATTTTTACAAAGGGGAAGTAATAAGATGAACGAATTAGAGTATAAAAGCTTCTATGATAAAGTAGGAAGATTAAATGGATGGGATTTTAGTAAAATAAAATGTGAAACTGTAGGAGATACGTGGGACTTTTATAGTGAGGTAAAAGAAAGGTGCAAACCATCACATATTTTACTTGATGTTGGTACAGGTGGAGGGGAAAATGTACTTAATATAGCATCTTCAGCCAAATTATTAATTGGGATAGATAATTCTAACGGCATGATTGAAACGGCACATTCTAACTTGAAAAAATCAGGTGTACAAAATGTTGAGTTTCTTCAAATGGGTTCTGAAGCTTTAACATTTCTACATGCACATTTTGATATTGCTTCAAGTTGTCATGCCCCGTTTCTGGCATCTGAGTTAGCGAAAGTAATGAAAAAGGGTGCATTTTTCTTAACACAACAAGTAAGTGAGAATGATAAATTAAACCTGAAAGAAGCATTTGGTAGAGGACAATGCTTAGGTGAACGGGATGGTACTTTAAAAGAAAAGTATATGAATGAACTTATTAGTGCAGGATTTGATCTCGTGCAAGTACGTGAATATGATGTTACTGATTATTACAGTAGGTCTGAAGATCTCATTTTCTTATTAAAACATACCCCTATTATTCCTAGATTCGGAGAACAGGAAGAGGATTTTACTATTTTACAAAAGTTCATTGATACGTATAGTTCTGAAAAAGGGATTCGTACTAATTCAAAAAGATTTATGATTATTGCTGTTAAATTATAATGTTTTTTAGTATAAAAGCAGCTTTTTATTTAAAGAAAAGCTGCTTTTTGTGTGGGAAAAAATGAAGGGGAAATTTGAAAATAATAGAAATAAATAAAGTGTAAATTGAAAAATCAAAATATGGAGGATAAGTGTTTTGAAACGTTACTATATTAGCAATGAAAAAATAAATGTACATATTACTGAATGGGGGAATAATGACAAGCCCGTTATCTTTTGTTTACATGGATTAGGTAGTACGAGTTTAAGTTTTATAGAAATTGCTGAGGAATTAAAAGAAGAGTATAGATTTATCTCCGTTGATGCACCTGGACATGGTAAAACACCCCCATTTGAAAGAACAGAAGATTATGAGATGCACAATTTAGCAAATTGGTTAAATGAAATAATAAATGAATTGAGAATCGAATACTTCTATTTTCTATCACATTCATGG includes:
- a CDS encoding collagen binding domain-containing protein, with product MRLRLKLVSIHFIVLLMLSVSFVVYVPQEAYGSTTNLEGLGDISRYNAVVFGNHKAIGGDIEGAIAVQGDMDASGYTIVGAAAGTSNIVGEKWVDEGYPSLLLSGKFKKSREESFIIQNGIVVMTKESDPDRIIQSSYDHIVYKEKLEIDAKFNEFRNIVNQVSKNAGQYKTNTPIPNMSYGIGKDINNSNIYVSSELTGKNNLDIRDVFLPSAKDKDFIVMYSDATEVTFKNGSILYDTNNIGRATDIVPTSQPYSPNSPFTELYGKVIWVFPNAKKITTEGYGVVGSVFAPNAVLETKGGSINGQAFVGAVQQTGGFEFHNFKFNWQHWNKPSTGKVKIKKVDSNNDNKKLVGAKFHIEDSNKKVVGELVTNEEGEAISKDLPKGNYTLVEIEAPKDYELLKDKIAVKVEKDAVVEIKIGNKKLPDPMGKMKLVKVDISDKNKKLAGAKFHIEDSKGKIVGELVTNEEGEVISKDLPIGNYTLVEVEAPKGYELLKEKITVKIEKDAVVEIKIGNKKLPDPMGKIKLVKVDISDKNKKLARAKFHIEDSKGKIVGELVTNEEGEVVSKDLPIGNYTLVEVEAPKGYELLKEKITVKVEKDAVVEIKIGNKKLPDPTGQFEIEKVDDKDINLKLQGAIFQVLDKEGKEVARLTTDEKGKVISNQLVLGKYTIKEIKAPNGYMLLRDPIEIEITEAVKTQKITVKNAKNNWVIPNTGGSGTTIFYVIGIMLMFGVLYFCKKNRIS
- a CDS encoding class I SAM-dependent methyltransferase; the encoded protein is MAIKQEEIKVVVGAGVFNNNPGWIQTQEGELNLLDKATWEGRFEYNSISAILAEHVWEHLTFEEGVRAAEICYEFLKPSGHIRCGVPDAFFQDEAYQNIVQIGGPGPKDHPAASHKIVHNYITLTKMFETAGFEVVLLEYCDENGRFYYNEWDANDGVIFRSKRYDSRNKGDKLGFPSLIVDAIKR
- a CDS encoding SRPBCC family protein; amino-acid sequence: MIAEIGKLTDGYIVKFEREFPYTVEEVWSVLTENSKLKKWMSNLQIESLKTGGIIKFDMMDGSFINIDILECQLNSVLEFTWDKDRVRFEIHKEENGTLLLLKEYIHELTDHTPRDIAGWHICLNLFSYVLKGEEKEFSKDEWQQWFEIYKDKIHEVRG
- a CDS encoding ATP-binding cassette domain-containing protein, translating into MKVNQLIANNINKLDATIPFNKSFGIAGLSGSGKTTFCQTIGEESKKRLVSLLPKAEYQYLFPNIMETNFSAIKMEEMPLVLFLGKSSISSNPRSTIGTHTGVFTEVREKLAEVFNLSPEVFSFNNQFGWCTGCKGRGTTKNVECKKCKGKRYSEEIEQYEIDLLDKPHSISNINDLSIESILSLAKELNISEEKQHILQNIINMNIGYLTLNRIMGTLSGGELTRLYLAEFMAVSENAVIIIDEISVGLDHETLLQILEEIKRLGRKNQIWLIDHSDTVLDTTDEQLFFGPGSGKYGGKIVKESPRPKSILWDRNKEIPTEYYTFYDLYCRNIQMEEFQIPKNRLVTVTGESGCGKSTLVNECLATDFLKRYPKDKLVMVGQDRNQSITSRSTVATFLDIKKKLTKYSEDIDDIFERSIEDIIDELPNEDIAYKRLSLLIKLGLGYLTLERKTQTLSTGEFQCVHLVSELFANTRNPHTLFIFDEPSKGLSQNILNHFIDSIRGILQDESVSIIMIEHNRYMLESSDYIVDFGKRQNESVEHLDVVNHEDYYRQKSNVNSTKKINISSMLKQKKGVHYLEENHINYFKNAENVYKGGILKSLSSMARLIYGEYESDTIAPVIAIDLERHLYSQYSFLYEIGGLINHIVAAHPINKDTRSFDFYSQDNHCPSCSGRLQIEVFDKDIAIQDKSVPFWDGLFDPEIMKVLKFYQHEKIEFLFEEIKNELGHDLSKSYNDMSEEEKHTFWYGYFEKSFYDKKGKTRRTWVGFNTIIGGYIVISKAPIKEEIKSSKKMMKCPICEGTVLNHHKPLKFGNVDIREIINQPINKVLKTVGDLPALVKLKSIVGGDMVLTEDVSLLPRKAQVALKMFELEQASFSNYEMVLQNVLPFWSEIKGNIESISVNNQVTVCDFPNVYETRETIIDKYFTNGKYKKLTYVYEAFGYKKLVTQINKIKKSNPCPFCKGKKVITEDNLHDGVFKLTIPCVTCNASGINDEGLKEVVEGVDVQTWLTGKVSDVVNESLLTEAVGEIPIFNRIRELDKRDMMAVYECLESNQ